One genomic segment of Lysobacter sp. 5GHs7-4 includes these proteins:
- the tgt gene encoding tRNA guanosine(34) transglycosylase Tgt, which produces MSRMSFQLLGNDGAARRGRLTFPRGTVETPAFMPVGTYGSVKGIMPEHVRDLGAEIILGNTFHLYLRPGLDVIGDHGGLHGFARWNGPILTDSGGFQVFSLAHRRKITEQGVTFASPVDGSKVFLGPEESMNIQRVLDSDIVMIFDECTPYPATEEVARKSMELSLRWAERSKKAHEGNDAALFGIVQGGVHHELRTRSAAGLKELGFDGYAVGGLAVGEPEAERNAMLEHTCPQLPQDRPRYLMGVGRPEDLVESVARGVDMFDCVMPTRNARNGHYFTAQGTVRVRNAQYERDLRPIEEGCDCYACANGFSRAYLRHLDRCNEMLGPMLGTLHNLRYYQRLMAQMRAAIEQGTFAAFRDSFYAARL; this is translated from the coding sequence ATGAGCCGCATGTCTTTCCAACTGCTGGGCAACGACGGCGCCGCGCGCCGCGGCCGCCTCACGTTCCCGCGCGGCACGGTCGAAACGCCGGCCTTCATGCCGGTCGGCACCTACGGTTCGGTCAAGGGCATCATGCCCGAGCACGTGCGCGATCTCGGCGCCGAGATCATCCTCGGCAACACCTTCCACCTGTACCTGCGCCCGGGCCTGGACGTGATCGGCGACCACGGCGGCCTGCACGGCTTCGCGCGCTGGAACGGCCCGATCCTGACCGACTCCGGCGGTTTCCAGGTGTTTTCGCTCGCGCACCGCCGCAAGATCACCGAGCAGGGCGTGACCTTCGCCTCGCCGGTGGACGGCAGCAAGGTGTTCCTGGGGCCGGAGGAGAGCATGAATATCCAGCGCGTGCTGGATTCGGACATCGTGATGATCTTCGACGAGTGCACGCCGTACCCGGCCACCGAGGAGGTCGCGCGCAAGTCGATGGAGCTGAGCCTGCGCTGGGCCGAGCGCTCCAAGAAGGCCCACGAGGGCAACGACGCGGCGCTGTTCGGCATCGTCCAGGGCGGCGTGCACCACGAGCTGCGCACGCGTTCGGCAGCCGGTTTGAAGGAGCTGGGCTTCGACGGCTACGCGGTCGGCGGCCTGGCCGTGGGCGAGCCCGAGGCCGAGCGCAACGCGATGCTTGAACACACCTGCCCGCAGCTGCCGCAGGACCGTCCGCGCTATCTGATGGGCGTGGGCCGGCCCGAGGACCTGGTGGAGTCGGTGGCGCGCGGGGTCGACATGTTCGACTGCGTGATGCCGACCCGCAACGCCCGCAACGGCCACTACTTCACCGCCCAGGGCACCGTGCGGGTGCGCAACGCGCAGTACGAACGCGACCTGCGCCCGATCGAGGAAGGCTGCGACTGCTATGCCTGCGCCAACGGCTTCAGCCGCGCCTACCTGCGCCATCTGGACCGCTGCAACGAGATGCTGGGGCCGATGCTGGGCACCCTGCACAACCTGCGCTACTACCAGCGCCTGATGGCGCAGATGCGCGCGGCGATCGAGCAGGGAACCTTTGCCGCCTTCCGCGACTCCTTCTACGCCGCAAGGCTTTAA
- the queA gene encoding tRNA preQ1(34) S-adenosylmethionine ribosyltransferase-isomerase QueA, with the protein MKKSDFHYELPPELIAQAPLAERSASRLLQVPRAPAAFEDRAFGELPQLLAPGDLLVFNDTRVIPARLYGHKSSGGRVEILIERLLAGAQARAQLGVSKSPKAGARIALDAGGEAEVLGREGEFYLLQFHLHDQPHGDSLESWLLHAGRLPLPPYIQREPGRDDDERYQTVFAREVGAVAAPTAGLHFDEALLQRLRERGIEFGHVTLHVGAGTFQPVRVDSLDQHVMHSEWLNVGAGLVEQVRRTRAAGGRVIAVGTTVVRALESAMRDGELQPYAGETRLFILPGYRIRSVDAMVTNFHLPESTLLMMVSAFAGQQRVFDAYAHAIAQRYRFFSYGDAMLLWPQA; encoded by the coding sequence TTGAAAAAATCCGATTTCCATTACGAGCTGCCGCCGGAACTGATCGCCCAGGCCCCGCTCGCCGAGCGCTCCGCCAGCCGCCTATTGCAGGTGCCGCGCGCGCCGGCTGCGTTCGAGGACCGCGCCTTCGGCGAACTGCCGCAGTTGCTGGCGCCGGGCGACCTGCTGGTGTTCAACGACACCCGGGTGATTCCGGCCCGGCTGTACGGCCACAAGAGCAGCGGCGGCCGCGTCGAGATCCTGATCGAGCGTCTGCTCGCGGGCGCCCAGGCGCGCGCGCAGCTGGGCGTGAGCAAGTCGCCCAAGGCCGGCGCGCGCATCGCCCTGGACGCCGGCGGCGAAGCCGAGGTGCTGGGCCGCGAGGGCGAGTTCTATCTGCTGCAGTTCCACCTGCACGATCAGCCGCATGGCGATTCGCTGGAAAGCTGGCTGCTGCACGCCGGCCGCCTGCCGTTGCCGCCTTACATCCAGCGCGAGCCCGGCCGCGACGACGACGAGCGCTACCAGACCGTGTTCGCGCGCGAGGTCGGCGCCGTGGCCGCGCCCACCGCCGGCCTGCATTTCGACGAGGCCCTGCTGCAGCGCCTGCGCGAACGCGGCATCGAATTCGGCCACGTCACCCTGCACGTCGGCGCCGGCACCTTCCAGCCGGTGCGCGTGGACAGCCTCGACCAGCACGTGATGCACAGCGAGTGGCTCAACGTCGGCGCCGGTCTGGTCGAGCAGGTGCGGCGCACGCGCGCGGCCGGCGGCCGGGTGATCGCGGTGGGTACGACGGTGGTGCGCGCGCTGGAATCGGCGATGCGCGACGGCGAACTGCAGCCCTACGCCGGCGAGACCCGGCTGTTCATCCTGCCGGGCTACCGGATCCGTTCGGTCGACGCGATGGTCACCAACTTCCATCTGCCGGAAAGCACGCTGCTGATGATGGTGTCGGCCTTCGCCGGCCAGCAGCGCGTGTTCGACGCCTATGCGCATGCGATCGCGCAGCGCTACCGCTTCTTCTCCTACGGCGACGCCATGCTGCTGTGGCCGCAGGCGTGA
- a CDS encoding sensor histidine kinase yields the protein MRIKALIQAHEHPPVWRWVSLLYLIFAFVPLFYWPVVPLRAVAVFVGAALVFVALYFAHHYAVSRRRRLALTLAVAALGFLTMPMGSGAAYVIYAVGMGAASLPPVRALALTVTLMAIEGLCFYRFLPAEAMPVSTYVINVIVATLVLVGVVSIRNRELRNAELRLTQDEVRRLASLAERERIGRDLHDVLGHTLSLVVLKTQLAARLFERDPQGARAQIGEVERVAREALTQVREAVAGIRASGLQAELAAARLALLGAEISLDHRLAPVEIPEKLETALTLALRESVTNVLRHAGATRVEVELIDEARGGLSLLIADDGRGGAGREGHGLTGMRERLRAVGGSVEVDSPPGAGTRLRLVLPREALAAARRGDDAPALARTFNERGAA from the coding sequence ATGCGCATCAAGGCCCTGATCCAAGCCCACGAACACCCGCCGGTCTGGCGTTGGGTGTCGTTGCTGTATCTGATCTTCGCGTTCGTGCCGTTGTTCTATTGGCCGGTGGTGCCGCTGCGCGCGGTGGCCGTCTTCGTCGGCGCGGCGCTGGTGTTCGTGGCGCTGTACTTCGCCCATCACTACGCGGTCTCGCGGCGCCGGCGCCTGGCGCTGACGCTGGCGGTGGCGGCGCTGGGCTTCCTCACCATGCCGATGGGGTCCGGTGCGGCCTACGTGATCTACGCCGTCGGCATGGGCGCGGCCAGCCTGCCGCCGGTGCGCGCGCTGGCGCTGACCGTGACGCTGATGGCGATCGAGGGGCTGTGCTTCTACCGGTTCCTGCCGGCCGAGGCGATGCCGGTGTCGACCTACGTGATCAACGTGATCGTGGCCACGCTGGTGCTGGTGGGCGTGGTCAGCATCCGCAACCGCGAGCTGCGCAACGCCGAGCTGCGCCTGACCCAGGACGAAGTTCGGCGCCTGGCCAGTCTGGCCGAACGCGAGCGCATCGGCCGCGATCTGCACGACGTGCTCGGCCACACCCTGTCGCTGGTGGTGCTGAAGACGCAACTGGCCGCGCGCCTGTTCGAACGCGATCCGCAGGGCGCGCGCGCCCAGATCGGCGAGGTCGAACGGGTCGCGCGCGAAGCGCTGACCCAGGTGCGCGAGGCGGTGGCCGGGATCCGCGCCAGCGGCCTGCAGGCCGAACTGGCGGCCGCGCGCCTGGCGCTGCTCGGCGCCGAGATCAGCCTCGACCATCGGCTGGCGCCGGTGGAGATTCCGGAAAAGCTGGAGACCGCGCTGACCCTGGCGTTGCGCGAGTCGGTGACCAATGTGCTGCGCCATGCCGGCGCGACCCGGGTCGAGGTGGAGCTGATCGACGAGGCGCGCGGCGGCCTGAGCCTGCTGATTGCCGACGACGGCCGCGGCGGCGCCGGCCGTGAAGGCCACGGCCTGACCGGCATGCGCGAGCGCCTGCGCGCGGTCGGCGGCAGCGTCGAAGTCGACAGTCCGCCCGGCGCCGGCACGCGCCTGCGCCTGGTCCTGCCGCGCGAGGCGTTGGCCGCCGCGCGCCGCGGCGACGACGCGCCGGCGCTGGCGCGCACTTTCAACGAACGGGGAGCGGCATGA
- a CDS encoding response regulator transcription factor yields the protein MIRLVLAEDQAMVRGALAALLNLESDLEVVAAVGDGEAAWAAVQRLQPDLLVTDIEMPRMTGIELAQRMRESGLDTRVVIVTTFGRSGYLRRALDAGVRGYLLKDAPAEQLADALRQVHRGGRAIDPQLAVAAWGEEDPLTERERQVLRLAGEGVTTAEIGQRLHLSQGTVRNYLSEAIGKLGAGNRIEAYRQARQNGWL from the coding sequence ATGATCCGACTGGTGCTGGCCGAGGATCAGGCGATGGTGCGCGGCGCCCTGGCGGCGCTGCTGAACCTGGAGTCCGACCTCGAAGTCGTGGCCGCGGTCGGCGACGGCGAAGCGGCCTGGGCGGCGGTGCAGCGGCTGCAGCCGGACTTGCTGGTGACCGATATCGAAATGCCGCGCATGACGGGCATCGAGCTGGCCCAGCGCATGCGCGAATCCGGCCTGGACACGCGCGTGGTGATCGTCACCACCTTCGGCCGCAGCGGTTACCTGCGCCGCGCGCTGGACGCCGGCGTGCGCGGTTACCTGCTCAAGGACGCGCCGGCCGAACAGCTCGCCGACGCTCTGCGCCAGGTCCATCGCGGCGGCCGCGCCATCGATCCGCAGTTGGCGGTGGCGGCCTGGGGCGAGGAAGACCCGCTGACCGAGCGCGAGCGCCAGGTGCTGCGCCTGGCGGGCGAGGGCGTGACCACGGCCGAGATCGGCCAGCGCCTGCACTTGAGCCAGGGTACGGTGCGTAACTACCTGTCCGAGGCGATCGGCAAGCTCGGCGCCGGCAACCGCATCGAGGCCTATCGGCAGGCGCGTCAGAACGGCTGGTTGTAG